A segment of the Synergistota bacterium genome:
CTATAAGATAAACGAATCTGGAGAAATTATTAAAGCTAACCTTATAGTGGCAACCGTTAACAACAACAATGCTATGAATAAAGCAGTTGAGCTTGTAGCAAAGGAGTATATAAAGGGACCGGATGTTAAGGAAGGATTCCTTAACATGGTTGAGGTGGCGATAAGATGCTATGACCCATGTCTTTCATGTGCAACTCACGCTCTCGGTAAAATGCCGCTTGAGGTTTTGATCTACGATTCAGAAGGTAATGGGCTCAGGAAG
Coding sequences within it:
- a CDS encoding Ni/Fe hydrogenase subunit alpha, coding for YKINESGEIIKANLIVATVNNNNAMNKAVELVAKEYIKGPDVKEGFLNMVEVAIRCYDPCLSCATHALGKMPLEVLIYDSEGNGLRKLVRDL